TTTTACAACAAGGTCAGCAACAGCCTCAATGCGCTCTATCGAGCCCACTGAGGTACCGCCAAACTTTTGTACGATTAGAGACACTGAGTATTAAACGCGCTCAGCGATCCAAGCTGTTGCACTTTCAAGTGCAGTGCCTAGATGCTCTGGCTGTGAACCACCAGCTTGTGCCATATCTGGACGACCACCACCTTTACCACCAACTTGTTGCGCCATAAAGTTAACTAACTCACCGGCTTTGAGTTGTGAAGTCAGATCTTTCGTCACACCGACAATCAAACTCACTTTGCTATCATCAGCAACACCTAAAACAATAATGCCTGAGCCTAACTTCACTTTTAAGTCATCGACCATGCCGCGTAATGCTTTTGATTCAGTCCCTGCAACATTCGCGACAAGAACTTTGATACCATTTATATCTACGACAGAATCAAGTAAGTTAGCACCTGCTGCGCTGGCCAGCTTATCAGTTAATTGCGCCACTTCTTTTTCAAGACCTTTTGCACGGTCAACTAAACCCGATACTTTCTCAAGCGCATTATTCGCATCAGTCTTCACTAATGCCGCTATTTGATTAAGCACTTCAGCTTGGTGATTGATGTAATCCATTGCACCTTCGCCTGTGACAGCTTCAATACGACGAATTCCAGCAGCAATACCACTTTCCGAGACAATTTTAAATAAGCCAATGTCGCCTAAACGTTGTACGTGAGTACCACCACATAATTCAATGGAGAACTCACCAATGCTGACCACACGCACTTCATCATCATATTTTTCGCCAAACAGAGCCATAGCTCCTTGTTCTTTAGCTTCATCTATTTGCATTAATTGAGTGTGTAAATCGAGGTTACGGCGAATTTCGGTATTCACCATCGCTTCAATCGTGCTCACTTGTTCTTTCGATACCCCTTCAAAATGCGAGAAATCAAAACGCAGACGCTCAGATTCAACCAACGAGCCTTTTTGACTAACATGTTCACCTAACACTTGGCGAAGAGCTTCGTGCAATAAATGTGTTGCTGTGTGGTTTTTACGAATTGCATCGCGACGCACTTCATCAATGTGCGCATCAACACGATCGTTAATTGCGATACGACCTTGGATAATACCTGCATGCGCAAACGCGTTACTTAGCTTAGTCGTATTGGTAACAGTAAACTCGCCGCCCGCTACTTTTAATACGCCTTTGTCACCAGCTTGACCACCTGATTCTGCATAAAAAGGCGTCCGATCTAAAATAACAATGCCTTTTTGGCCATCGGCTAATTCACTGACCGCGTCACCATCAACAAATAACTCAACGACTGTTCCGCTAAAATGGTTATGCTCGTAACCTTTAAATTCTGTGTGTTTCTCTGATTTTAATTGCTCGTTATAATCAGTTCCAAATTTTCCTGCCTGCTGCGCCATTTTACGTTGTGCAGCCATGCATTCTTGGAATCCAGCTTCGTCAATCGTCATAAAACGTTCGCGAGCTACATCAGCAGTTAAATCTGCTGGAAATCCATAAGTATCATACAGTTTGAAAACAACATCCCCAGGAATCACATCGCCGCTTAAATCCTTCAGATTCTCTTCTAAAATAGCTAAACCGCGCTCTAGAGTCTTACCAAATTGCTCTTCTTCAATACGTAATACTTTTTCGATAATTTCACGCTGCTTATGCAATTCCGGATAGGCATCTCCCATCTGTTCGCCTAATGCAGATACCAATTTATGGAAGAAGTTATCAGTTGCACCTAGCTTATT
The genomic region above belongs to Pseudoalteromonas ulvae UL12 and contains:
- the alaS gene encoding alanine--tRNA ligase, which translates into the protein MPHMTTAQIRQAFLDFFSSKQHQAITSSSLVPGNDPTLLFTNAGMVQFKDVFLGADQRPYTRATSSQRCVRAGGKHNDLENVGYTARHHTFFEMLGNFSFGDYFKEDAIKFAWQFLTETLQLPKEKLLVTVYHTDDEAFDLWNKHIGLPEDRIIRIDTADNFWSMGDTGPCGPCSEIFYDHGEEIWGGPPGSPEEDGDRFIEIWNLVFMQYNRHADGTMEPLPKQSVDTGMGLERISAIMQGVHSNYEIDIFQNLISAAASVTHAQDLSDKSLRVIADHIRSCAFLVSDGVMPSNEGRGYVLRRIIRRAVRHGNKLGATDNFFHKLVSALGEQMGDAYPELHKQREIIEKVLRIEEEQFGKTLERGLAILEENLKDLSGDVIPGDVVFKLYDTYGFPADLTADVARERFMTIDEAGFQECMAAQRKMAQQAGKFGTDYNEQLKSEKHTEFKGYEHNHFSGTVVELFVDGDAVSELADGQKGIVILDRTPFYAESGGQAGDKGVLKVAGGEFTVTNTTKLSNAFAHAGIIQGRIAINDRVDAHIDEVRRDAIRKNHTATHLLHEALRQVLGEHVSQKGSLVESERLRFDFSHFEGVSKEQVSTIEAMVNTEIRRNLDLHTQLMQIDEAKEQGAMALFGEKYDDEVRVVSIGEFSIELCGGTHVQRLGDIGLFKIVSESGIAAGIRRIEAVTGEGAMDYINHQAEVLNQIAALVKTDANNALEKVSGLVDRAKGLEKEVAQLTDKLASAAGANLLDSVVDINGIKVLVANVAGTESKALRGMVDDLKVKLGSGIIVLGVADDSKVSLIVGVTKDLTSQLKAGELVNFMAQQVGGKGGGRPDMAQAGGSQPEHLGTALESATAWIAERV